From a region of the Dictyostelium discoideum AX4 chromosome 2 chromosome, whole genome shotgun sequence genome:
- a CDS encoding hypothetical protein (FRAGILE HISTIDINE TRIAD PROTEIN) — protein MTTTYFGPWLIRQSEIFFTTELSFALVNLKPVLPGHVLVCPKRIVPRVKDLTKEEFTDLWLSAQRISSVVEEHFNGDGITFAIQDGKNAGQTVEHVHIHIIPRKKFDFENNDQIYNEIEKEREPRSYEEMEKESSELRPLFEENKNKTF, from the exons ATGACAACAACATATTTTGGACCTTGGTTAATCAGACAATCagaaatattttttactaCAGAATTATCTTTTGCATTGGTTAATTTGAAACCTGTACTTCCAGGTCACGTATTAGTATGTCCAAAAAGAATTGTACCAAGAGTTAAAGATTTAACAAAAGAAGAATTCACTGATCTTTGGTTATCCGCTCAAAGAATTTCATCTGTTGTAGAAGAACATTTCAATGGTGATGGAATAACATTTGCAATTCag gATGGAAAGAATGCAGGTCAAACTGTCGAACATGTAcatattcatattattcCAAGAAAGAAATtcgattttgaaaataacgATCAAATTTATAACGAg attgaaaaaGAGAGAGAACCAAGATCATACGAAGAAATGGAAAAAGAGTCAAGTGAATTACGTCCACTTTTTGAAGAGAACAAAAACAAgactttttaa
- a CDS encoding cyclin domain-containing protein, which produces MSSSGKTEKMSFFKKMGNNNNSGSSGISSGSSGSSSSSKKKSSSSSSSSSSSSSSSSTAIPTSITNIKSRSQSTDGLGNQSWIFNLKISTYKTIEAKVGSKVKLNIKNRQDAPLKKGDRFFFSISTLNKQRTDRIVSQSTVIHDPQPINDTTSKGETERTFDVLVQFDKIFLDPIPRTIFEPHPVLSDLAHSKGSFTKIPDSQLSLFLDIISNYSTKTVKKEAMNFLTGISLGENNSKKNDTNINSGNNSTPILNLNPSIHSTPLKEPISLDNRDDTINNNNNNFDNDNENNNLENIFERDYENNKLNIYDKNDGIILDQIAQQQAQQNLQQQQQQQQQQQNQQQQQQQQQQQQQQQQQQQQQQQQQQQQQQQQQQQQQQQQQQQQQQQQQQQQQQQQQQQQQQQQQQQQQQQQQQQQQQQNNFYSGSPNSLPPNLLNQIQQRSEQQQSQQQQQQLLKNQNMIPPQPHLQYQQPPPKHQMSQLQLQSQQELSKQKPTKKRNTIEEYNSNYNLSIQQKIVFVTPNGHPISVFSLIKGESRKTKLKTSKKDHHHHHHSGIKNKENLNINSLNNANIDNNNMIMGGNINCSGSDGQMLINGGIGVGGSGNSSGGGGGGGSGGTNFYLSKESILNNLGLNGKKEISYAHLLASENDNDLIGDELDCNGVPLKYDPTFLDNSELKTGKHRTVMNLPSYKVSIFPFIKKGAIKEELNEQFRQKHQWISQPGITLYKIRKIKRKLKKITIQSGLEISTLGLAYVLIEKLIMKNLIPRSNFKLVASTCLLLAAKFNDTKAMENALGPFFEQVEKRFDISKKEVLASEFLVFSQLSFTLFVSQFDVLPHLNRLKSEAVEDEELIF; this is translated from the exons atgagcAGTAGTGGTAAAACAGAAAAAATGtctttttttaagaaaatgggcaataataataatagtggtagtagtggtattagtagtggtagtagtggtagtagtagtagtagtaaaaagaaatcatcatcctcatcatcttcatcatcttcatcatcgtcatcatcatctacaGCAATACCAACATCAataacaaatataaaaagtaGAAGTCAATCTACTGATGGTCTAGGTAACCAATCAtggatatttaatttaaaaattagtaCTTATAAAACCATTGAAGCTAAAGTTGGATCAAAAGTTAAACTAAATATAAAGAATAGACAAGATGCACCACTTAAAAAAGGTGATagattctttttttcaatatccaCACTAAATAAACAAAGAACTGACCGTATTGTTTCTCAATCAACTGTAATTCATGATCCACAACCAATCAATGATACTACCTCTAAAGGTGAAACCGAAAGAACATTTGATGTGTTGGTACAATTTGATAAGATTTTCTTGGATCCAATACCAAGAACAATCTTTGAACCTCATCCAGTTTTATCAGATTTAGCCCATTCAAAAGGTTCTTTCACTAAAATTCCTGATTCtcaattatctttatttttagatataatttcaaattattcaaCAAAAACTGTCAA aAAAGAAgcaatgaattttttaacaGGTATTAGTCTTGGTGagaataatagtaaaaagaATGATACAAACAttaatagtggtaataatagtacaccaatattaaatttaaatccttCAATTCATAGTACACCTTTAAAAGAACCAATATCATTAGATAATAGAGATGAtactataaataataataataataatttcgataatgataatgaaaataataatttagaaaatatatttgaaagagattatgaaaataataaactcaatatatatgataaaaatgatggTATTATATTAGATCAAATAGCTCAACAACAGGCTCAACAAAatctacaacaacaacaacagcagcaacaacaacaacaaaatcaacaacaacaacaacaacaacaacaacaacaacaacaacaacaacaacaacaacaacaacaacaacaacagcaacaacaacagcagcaacaacaacaacaacaacaacaacaacaacaacaacaacaacaacaacaacaacaacaacaacaacaacaacagcaacaacaacaacaacaacaacaacaacaacaacaacaacaacaacaacaacaacaacaacaacaacagcaacaaaataatttttatagtggttcaccaaattcattaccaccaaatttattaaatcaaattcaacaaaggagtgaacaacaacaatcacaacaacaacaacaacaacttttaaagaatcaaaatATGATACCGCCACAACCACAtttacaatatcaacaaccaccaccgaAACATCAGATGTctcaattacaattacaatcacaacaagaattatcaaaacaaaaaccaacaaagaaaagaaatacaattgaagaatataattcaaattataatttatcaattcaacaaaaaattgtatttgtAACACCAAATGGTCATCCAATTTCtgtattttctttaattaaaggTGAATCTCgtaaaactaaattaaaaactagTAAAAAagatcaccaccatcatcatcatagtggtattaaaaataaggaaaatttaaatattaattctttaaacaatgcaaatattgataataataatatgattaTGGgtggtaatattaattgtagTGGTAGTGATGGACAAATGTTAATTAATGGTGGTATTGGTGTTGGAGGTAGTGgtaatagtagtggtggcggtggtggaggtggtagtggtggtacaAACTTTTATTTAAGTAAAGAATCAATTCTTAATAATCTTGGTTTAAATGGAAAGAAAGAGATATCATATGCACATTTATTAGCaagtgaaaatgataatgatctAATTGGTGATGAATTAGATTGCAATGGTGTTCCACTTAAATATGACCCAACCTTTTTAGATAACTCTGAATTGAAAACTGGAAAACATAGAACCGTAATGAATTTACCAAGTTATAAAGTATCGATTTTCCCATTCATAAAGAAAGGTGCAATCAAAGAGGAATTAAATGAACAGTTTAGACAAAAACATCAATGGATTAGTCAACCTGGTATTacattatataaaattagaaaGATTAAAAGAAAGCTAAAGAAAATCACAATTCAATCAGGTTTAGAGATTAGCACATTGGGTTTGGCTTAtgtattaattgaaaaacttattatgaaaaatttaataccTCGTTCAAACTTTAAATTGGTCGCTTCAACTTGTCTCTTATTGGCTGCTAAATTCAATGATACTAAAGCAATGGAGAATGCATTGGGTCCATTCTTTGAACAGGTTGAAAAAAGGTTTGATATCAGTAAAAAAGAAGTATTGGCTTCAGAATTTTTAGTTTTCTCTCAATTATCTTTTACTCTTTTCGTTTCTCAATTTGATGTTTTACCTCATTTAAATAGATTAAAATCAGAAGCTGtagaagatgaagaattaatattttaa